One window of the Streptomyces asoensis genome contains the following:
- a CDS encoding AMIN-like domain-containing (lipo)protein produces the protein MRRLGTTLTALMLAGAGIAGTVGTAQADTGASAVCETGWGSLEKRVSPTEDYKPPLANIRTAQHECFDRMVLDFKGSAAGPIGYRVKYVDKLTTPGTGEIPVDGGAILQISVGPNYDPSTGSQSYPGQHGQPLPGVDITGYQTFKDTRYADALEDDVLIGVGVRARLPFRVTQLDDRVVIDVAHSWNATS, from the coding sequence ATGCGACGACTCGGAACCACACTGACAGCTCTCATGCTGGCGGGAGCCGGGATCGCAGGAACGGTGGGGACGGCGCAGGCCGACACCGGCGCGTCGGCAGTGTGTGAGACCGGGTGGGGGAGCCTCGAGAAGCGCGTGTCGCCGACGGAGGACTACAAGCCCCCGCTGGCGAACATCAGGACCGCTCAGCACGAGTGTTTCGACCGCATGGTCCTCGACTTCAAGGGTTCGGCGGCCGGACCGATCGGCTACCGCGTCAAGTACGTCGACAAGCTGACCACGCCCGGTACGGGGGAGATCCCCGTCGACGGCGGGGCGATCCTCCAGATCTCCGTGGGCCCGAACTACGACCCGTCGACCGGCTCGCAGTCCTACCCGGGGCAGCACGGGCAACCGCTGCCCGGAGTGGACATCACGGGCTACCAGACGTTCAAGGACACTCGCTACGCCGATGCCCTTGAGGATGATGTGCTGATCGGGGTCGGCGTGCGTGCGCGGCTGCCGTTCCGGGTGACGCAGTTGGATGATCGCGTGGTCATCGACGTCGCACACTCCTGGAACGCCACCTCCTGA
- a CDS encoding DUF4291 family protein — MNAPNNNENPNNNENPNVPSTGTALSASNDRPVEQEPKFRIRATHSESTITVYQAYHPRIGNAAARNGRFPSTWSRERMTWIIKPRDELDEEGSSGRAAGL; from the coding sequence GTGAACGCCCCGAACAACAACGAGAACCCGAACAACAACGAGAACCCGAACGTGCCGAGCACAGGGACTGCGCTGAGCGCCTCGAACGACCGCCCCGTCGAGCAGGAACCCAAGTTCCGCATCCGCGCGACCCACTCCGAGTCCACGATCACCGTCTACCAGGCGTACCACCCGAGGATCGGCAACGCAGCAGCCCGCAACGGCCGCTTTCCTTCGACGTGGAGCCGCGAACGCATGACGTGGATCATCAAGCCGCGTGATGAATTGGACGAAGAAGGAAGCTCTGGTCGAGCAGCCGGACTGTGA
- a CDS encoding nuclear transport factor 2 family protein has product MTQRVELAAVMDRLAVDGLVTDYAVAVDDGDWTAYRELFTSDGRADYRSAGGIEGDAGNVASWLAENMRVFAMRQHLIVNRRVRFGVLEQDTGDTARVQADYVNPMRLAADHDDSAAGAPDFVCGGRYSFGLLRTDNGWRVREVVVQEKWRRLPG; this is encoded by the coding sequence ATGACGCAGCGTGTGGAGCTCGCCGCCGTGATGGACCGGTTGGCCGTCGACGGTTTGGTCACCGACTACGCGGTGGCGGTCGACGACGGAGACTGGACGGCGTACCGGGAACTGTTCACGTCGGACGGGCGGGCGGACTACCGCTCGGCCGGTGGTATCGAGGGGGACGCCGGGAACGTCGCCTCATGGCTGGCGGAGAACATGCGGGTGTTCGCGATGCGGCAGCACCTCATCGTCAACCGCCGGGTGCGCTTCGGGGTCCTGGAGCAGGACACGGGCGACACGGCCCGGGTCCAGGCCGACTACGTCAACCCGATGCGGCTGGCCGCCGACCACGACGACTCGGCGGCCGGTGCGCCGGACTTCGTCTGTGGCGGCAGGTACTCCTTCGGTCTGCTGCGGACGGACAACGGTTGGCGGGTGCGTGAGGTCGTCGTCCAGGAGAAGTGGCGGCGCCTGCCCGGCTGA
- the lnt gene encoding apolipoprotein N-acyltransferase: MKTFGHWLTYPWRRTAVAALAGALPVLAFPAPALWWWAYLALVPWILLARSAPTGRRAAYDGWSGGFGFMLAMHHWLLPSLHVFTLVIAALLGALWAPWAWLVRRFLTADVIPSRGRVFAALLVLPSAWLAIELVRSWQGLGGPWGMLGASQWQVEPALRLASVGGVWLLSFLVVAVNVSAAVLVSVPASRAPAVAGLVATAATASAAWMWAPRPDADGQARIAVVQPGVIDGPDSRFDREEQLTRRLVGQDVDLIVWGESSVGYDLDDRPDLARRLAELSRVTGADILVNVDARRSDRPGIYKSSMLIGAEGPTGDRYDKMRLVPFGEYIPARSLLGWATSVGKAAGEDRRRGTEQVVMEAGHGLRIGPMVCFETAFPDMSRHLAGDGADVLVAQSSTSSFQQSWAPAQHASLGALRAAETGRPFVHSTLTGVSAVYDASGRRVGSRLGTEASTTAVYDVPLADGVTPYVRYGDWPVHGALLVLLVLALTEGARTVRPRRTAPAPLVPPARTAHESPARPWR; the protein is encoded by the coding sequence ATGAAGACGTTCGGACACTGGCTCACCTACCCCTGGCGGCGTACGGCCGTCGCGGCTCTCGCGGGCGCGCTGCCCGTGCTCGCGTTCCCCGCGCCGGCCCTGTGGTGGTGGGCCTACCTCGCGCTCGTCCCGTGGATCCTGCTCGCCCGCTCCGCGCCGACGGGAAGGCGGGCCGCGTACGACGGATGGAGCGGCGGGTTCGGGTTCATGCTGGCCATGCACCACTGGCTGCTGCCGAGCCTGCATGTGTTCACCCTGGTCATCGCCGCGCTGCTGGGCGCCCTGTGGGCTCCGTGGGCGTGGCTGGTCCGCCGGTTTCTCACCGCGGACGTGATCCCCAGCCGCGGACGGGTGTTCGCCGCGCTGCTGGTCCTGCCCTCGGCCTGGCTGGCGATCGAGCTCGTGCGCTCCTGGCAGGGGCTCGGCGGGCCGTGGGGCATGCTCGGGGCCAGCCAGTGGCAGGTGGAGCCCGCGTTGCGGCTCGCCTCCGTCGGCGGCGTGTGGCTGCTCAGCTTCCTGGTGGTGGCGGTCAACGTGTCGGCCGCCGTGCTGGTCTCCGTGCCGGCGTCCCGGGCGCCGGCCGTCGCCGGTCTCGTCGCCACCGCCGCCACGGCCTCGGCCGCGTGGATGTGGGCGCCGCGTCCCGACGCCGACGGGCAGGCCCGGATCGCCGTCGTGCAGCCGGGGGTGATCGACGGCCCCGACAGCCGCTTCGACCGCGAGGAGCAGCTGACCCGGCGGTTGGTCGGGCAGGACGTGGACCTGATCGTCTGGGGCGAGAGCAGCGTCGGCTACGACCTCGACGACCGGCCCGACCTGGCCCGGCGCCTGGCGGAGTTGTCGCGCGTCACCGGCGCCGACATCCTCGTCAACGTCGACGCCCGCCGCTCCGACCGGCCCGGCATCTACAAGAGCTCGATGCTCATCGGGGCCGAAGGCCCGACCGGCGACCGGTACGACAAAATGCGGCTGGTGCCGTTCGGCGAGTACATACCGGCCCGTTCCCTGCTCGGCTGGGCCACCTCCGTCGGCAAGGCGGCAGGCGAGGACCGGCGGCGCGGCACCGAGCAGGTCGTGATGGAAGCCGGGCACGGGCTGCGCATCGGGCCGATGGTGTGCTTCGAGACGGCGTTCCCCGACATGAGTCGGCACCTCGCAGGGGACGGCGCGGACGTGCTGGTCGCGCAGTCGTCGACCTCCTCCTTCCAGCAGAGCTGGGCGCCCGCGCAGCATGCCTCGCTGGGCGCGCTGCGCGCCGCGGAGACCGGGCGGCCGTTCGTCCATTCGACGCTCACCGGCGTCTCGGCCGTGTACGACGCGAGTGGCCGGCGGGTCGGCTCGCGGCTGGGCACGGAGGCGAGCACGACGGCCGTCTACGACGTCCCGCTCGCCGACGGCGTCACCCCGTACGTCCGCTACGGCGACTGGCCTGTCCATGGGGCCCTGCTGGTGCTGCTGGTCCTCGCGCTCACGGAGGGGGCGCGGACGGTCAGGCCGCGGCGGACCGCTCCCGCACCGCTCGTACCACCCGCTCGCACAGCTCATGAGTCGCCAGCGCGTCCCTGGCGCTGA
- a CDS encoding Gfo/Idh/MocA family protein: MKVGCIGLGDIAQKAYLPVLGALLGVELHLQTRTPATLDRVADSLRLPREQRHHDLDALLAAGLDAAFVHAPTAAHPEIVSRLLEAGVPTYVDKPLAYELADSERLVTLAEARNVSLAVGFNRRLAPGYAQCADHPRELILMQKNRVGLPEEPRTMILDDFIHVVDTLRFLAPGPVDDVTVRARVEDGLLHHVVLQLAGPGFTALGVMNRLSGSNEEILEVSGQDTKRQVVNLAEVIDHKGQPTVRRRGDWVPVARQRGIEQAVLAFLDAVRAGKVLSARDALATHELCERVVRAVRERSAAA, encoded by the coding sequence GTGAAGGTCGGCTGCATCGGACTCGGCGACATCGCGCAGAAGGCGTATCTGCCGGTGCTCGGCGCGCTGCTCGGGGTCGAGCTCCACCTCCAGACCCGCACGCCGGCCACCCTCGACCGGGTCGCCGACAGCCTCCGCCTGCCGCGCGAGCAGCGCCACCACGACCTCGACGCGCTCCTCGCCGCCGGCCTCGACGCGGCCTTCGTGCACGCCCCCACCGCCGCCCACCCCGAGATCGTCTCCCGGCTGCTGGAGGCGGGCGTCCCGACGTACGTGGACAAGCCCCTCGCGTACGAACTCGCCGACTCCGAGCGGCTCGTCACGCTCGCCGAGGCGCGGAACGTGTCCCTCGCCGTCGGCTTCAACCGGCGCCTCGCGCCCGGCTACGCCCAGTGCGCCGACCACCCGCGCGAGCTGATCCTCATGCAGAAGAACCGCGTCGGGCTGCCCGAGGAACCGCGCACGATGATCCTCGACGACTTCATCCACGTCGTCGACACGCTGCGTTTCCTGGCGCCGGGCCCGGTCGACGACGTGACCGTGCGCGCCCGCGTCGAGGACGGCCTGCTGCACCACGTCGTCCTCCAGCTCGCCGGGCCCGGCTTCACCGCGCTCGGTGTGATGAACCGGCTCAGCGGGTCCAACGAGGAGATCCTCGAGGTGTCGGGGCAGGACACCAAGCGCCAGGTCGTCAACCTCGCCGAGGTGATCGATCACAAGGGGCAGCCGACCGTGCGGCGGCGCGGCGACTGGGTGCCGGTGGCCCGGCAGCGCGGCATCGAGCAGGCGGTCCTCGCCTTCCTGGACGCCGTGCGGGCGGGCAAGGTGCTCAGCGCCAGGGACGCGCTGGCGACTCATGAGCTGTGCGAGCGGGTGGTACGAGCGGTGCGGGAGCGGTCCGCCGCGGCCTGA
- the ung gene encoding uracil-DNA glycosylase: MTDIAMLPESWRGVLGDELQQPYFKELTEFVEEERAAGPVYPPREEVFAALDATPYERVKVLVLGQDPYHGEGQGHGLCFSVRPGVKIPPSLRNIYKELHAELDTPIPDNGYLMPWAQQGVLLLNAVLTVRSGEANSHKGKGWEKFTDAVIRAVADRPDPAVFVLWGNYAQKKLPLIDETRHIVVKGAHPSPLSAKKFFGSRPFTQINEAVAQQGHEPIDWTIPNLADQV; this comes from the coding sequence GTGACCGACATCGCCATGCTGCCCGAGTCCTGGCGCGGGGTTCTGGGCGACGAGCTCCAGCAGCCCTACTTCAAGGAGCTGACGGAGTTCGTCGAGGAGGAGCGGGCGGCGGGTCCCGTCTACCCCCCACGCGAGGAGGTCTTCGCCGCGCTCGACGCGACGCCGTACGAGCGGGTGAAGGTGCTCGTCCTCGGCCAGGACCCGTACCACGGCGAGGGCCAGGGGCACGGCCTGTGCTTCTCGGTGCGGCCGGGAGTGAAGATCCCGCCGTCCCTGCGGAACATCTACAAGGAGCTGCACGCGGAGCTGGACACGCCGATCCCGGACAACGGCTACCTGATGCCGTGGGCGCAGCAGGGCGTCCTGCTGCTCAACGCGGTCCTCACGGTCCGCTCCGGCGAGGCGAACTCGCACAAGGGCAAGGGCTGGGAGAAGTTCACGGACGCGGTGATCCGCGCGGTGGCCGACCGGCCCGACCCGGCCGTCTTCGTCCTGTGGGGCAACTACGCGCAGAAGAAGCTCCCGCTCATCGACGAGACCCGGCACATCGTGGTCAAGGGCGCCCACCCCTCGCCGCTGTCGGCGAAGAAGTTCTTCGGTTCCCGCCCGTTCACGCAGATCAACGAGGCGGTGGCACAGCAGGGCCACGAGCCGATCGACTGGACGATCCCGAACCTGGCCGACCAGGTCTGA
- a CDS encoding ABC transporter substrate-binding protein: protein MFNRNRSLQQMAAIVSISLVAGCSLLGEESSDDAGPIVVGTTSAPSTLDPAAAWDGSWELFRNIYQTLLSYPNGATSPQPDAAKSCDFTDSSNRTYKCELRDGLKFSNGDTLDAKAVKYSIDRIRTINADTGPNGLLGSLDSVDTKGDQVVLFRLNKADATFPFVLATPGMSIVDPDDYSAKALRKDDGIVGSGPYRLQSYEEGKQAVLVRNDNYKGFADRKNDAVTIRYFQDSGEMVKALRGKDIDITYQGLAADDIVDLDGKSAANEGLQLIEGAGSNINYLVFNPKDPWSDKVAVRRAVAQVVDRAAIAHEVYKDTVEPLYSMVPSGLTGHTTGFFDSFGDPDKAKARKILTEAGITETVPLTLWYTTDRYGSDTALEFKEIKRQLDASGLFSVKLKSRPWNTYVVGYQKGEYPVFGRGWAPDFPDADNFIAPFVGDQNALGTPYPAKEITQVLLPRSRGESDRANVVQDFEEAQQILVDDARLLPLWQGKQYLASSEDVSGGERSLDPSTIMMMWELTRKTSW, encoded by the coding sequence GTGTTCAACCGGAACCGATCCTTGCAGCAGATGGCGGCGATCGTGTCCATATCCCTGGTGGCCGGATGCAGCCTCCTGGGGGAGGAGAGCTCCGACGATGCCGGACCGATCGTCGTGGGCACCACCAGTGCTCCCAGCACGCTCGATCCCGCCGCCGCCTGGGACGGCTCCTGGGAGCTGTTCCGCAACATCTACCAAACGTTGCTGAGCTACCCCAACGGAGCGACGAGTCCCCAGCCGGACGCCGCCAAGTCCTGCGATTTCACGGACAGCTCGAACCGCACGTACAAGTGCGAGCTGCGCGACGGCCTCAAGTTCTCCAACGGCGACACGCTGGACGCGAAGGCCGTGAAGTACTCGATCGACCGGATCAGGACGATCAACGCCGACACCGGCCCCAACGGACTCCTGGGCAGCCTGGACAGCGTCGATACGAAGGGCGACCAGGTGGTGCTCTTCCGGCTCAACAAGGCCGACGCCACCTTCCCCTTCGTGCTCGCCACCCCCGGCATGTCCATCGTCGACCCCGACGACTACTCCGCGAAGGCCCTGCGCAAGGACGACGGCATCGTCGGTTCCGGACCGTACCGGCTCCAGTCCTACGAAGAGGGCAAGCAGGCCGTACTGGTACGGAACGACAACTACAAGGGCTTCGCCGACCGCAAGAACGACGCGGTGACCATCCGCTACTTCCAGGACTCCGGCGAGATGGTCAAGGCCCTGCGCGGCAAGGACATCGACATCACCTACCAGGGTCTCGCCGCCGACGACATCGTCGACCTGGACGGCAAGAGCGCCGCCAACGAGGGCCTCCAGCTCATCGAGGGCGCCGGCAGCAACATCAACTACCTGGTGTTCAACCCCAAGGACCCGTGGTCCGACAAGGTCGCCGTGCGCCGGGCCGTGGCCCAGGTCGTGGACCGGGCCGCGATCGCCCACGAGGTCTACAAGGACACGGTCGAGCCGCTGTACTCCATGGTCCCGTCCGGCCTGACCGGCCACACCACCGGCTTCTTCGACTCCTTCGGTGACCCCGACAAGGCCAAGGCGCGCAAGATCCTCACCGAGGCGGGGATCACCGAGACCGTCCCGCTCACCCTCTGGTACACCACCGACCGCTACGGCTCCGACACCGCCCTGGAGTTCAAGGAGATCAAGAGGCAGCTCGACGCCTCGGGCCTGTTCTCGGTCAAGCTGAAGAGCCGCCCCTGGAACACCTACGTGGTCGGCTACCAGAAGGGCGAGTACCCGGTGTTCGGGCGCGGCTGGGCCCCGGACTTCCCCGACGCGGACAACTTCATCGCCCCCTTCGTCGGCGATCAGAACGCGCTCGGCACGCCCTACCCGGCGAAGGAGATCACACAGGTGCTGCTGCCCCGCTCCCGCGGGGAGAGCGACCGCGCCAACGTGGTGCAGGACTTCGAGGAGGCCCAGCAGATCCTCGTCGACGACGCCCGGCTGCTGCCGCTGTGGCAGGGCAAGCAGTACCTGGCCTCGTCCGAGGACGTCTCGGGCGGCGAGCGGTCCCTGGACCCGTCGACGATCATGATGATGTGGGAGCTGACGCGGAAGACCAGCTGGTAG
- a CDS encoding SDR family oxidoreductase gives MTELPALSGKVALVTGASRGIGYGVAEALIARGDRVCITGRNEDALKEAVEQLGADRVIGVAGKAHDLAHQAAAVERTMEAFGRLDFLVNNAGTNPVFGPIADLDLDVARKVFETNVVSALGFAQRTWHAWQKDNGGAIVNIASVAGLSASPFIGAYGISKAAMINLTQQLAHEFAPRVRVNSIAPAVVKTKFAQALYEGREEEAAAAYPLARLGVPSDIGGTAAFLTSEQSDWITGQTLVVDGGIFLNAGVG, from the coding sequence ATGACTGAACTGCCCGCACTCTCCGGCAAGGTCGCCCTCGTCACGGGCGCCAGCCGCGGCATCGGCTACGGCGTCGCCGAGGCACTCATCGCCCGCGGCGACCGGGTCTGCATCACCGGCCGCAACGAGGACGCGCTCAAGGAGGCCGTCGAGCAGCTCGGCGCCGACCGGGTCATCGGCGTCGCCGGCAAGGCGCACGACCTGGCGCACCAGGCCGCTGCCGTCGAGCGCACCATGGAGGCCTTCGGCCGCCTCGACTTCCTGGTCAACAACGCCGGCACGAACCCGGTGTTCGGGCCGATCGCCGACCTCGACCTGGACGTGGCCCGCAAGGTCTTCGAGACCAACGTGGTCTCCGCGCTGGGCTTCGCGCAGCGGACCTGGCACGCCTGGCAGAAGGACAACGGCGGCGCGATCGTCAACATCGCCTCCGTCGCGGGACTCTCCGCCTCGCCCTTCATCGGCGCGTACGGCATCAGCAAGGCCGCGATGATCAACCTGACCCAGCAGCTGGCGCACGAGTTCGCGCCGCGTGTGCGGGTCAACTCGATCGCCCCGGCCGTGGTGAAGACGAAGTTCGCCCAGGCCCTGTACGAGGGCCGCGAGGAGGAGGCGGCCGCCGCCTACCCGCTCGCCCGGCTCGGCGTGCCCTCCGACATCGGCGGCACCGCCGCGTTCCTGACCTCGGAGCAGTCGGACTGGATCACCGGCCAGACGCTCGTCGTCGACGGCGGAATCTTCCTCAACGCCGGCGTGGGCTGA
- the fabG gene encoding 3-oxoacyl-ACP reductase FabG: MSTTEQRVAVVTGAARGIGAATAVRLAAEGRAVAVVDLDEAACKDTVEKITAAGGKAIAVGADVSDEAQVEAAIARIAEELGAPTILVNNAGVLRDNLLFKMSVADWDTVLGVHLRGSFLMTKAVQKHMVDAGFGRVVNLSSSSALGNRGQANYSAAKAGLQGFTKTLAIELGKFGITANAVAPGFIATDMTAATAARVGMGFEEFKAAAATQIPVARVGEPDDIANAIAFFTNEAAGFVSGQVLYVAGGPLD; the protein is encoded by the coding sequence ATGTCCACCACTGAGCAGCGGGTCGCCGTGGTCACGGGCGCGGCGCGCGGCATCGGAGCCGCCACCGCCGTACGGCTGGCCGCGGAAGGCCGTGCGGTCGCGGTCGTCGACCTCGACGAGGCCGCCTGCAAGGACACCGTCGAGAAGATCACCGCGGCGGGCGGCAAGGCCATCGCGGTCGGCGCCGACGTCTCCGACGAGGCCCAGGTCGAGGCGGCGATCGCACGTATCGCCGAGGAGCTCGGCGCGCCGACGATCCTCGTCAACAACGCGGGCGTGCTCCGCGACAACCTGCTGTTCAAGATGAGCGTCGCCGACTGGGACACCGTCCTGGGCGTGCACCTGCGCGGTTCCTTCCTGATGACCAAGGCCGTCCAGAAGCACATGGTCGACGCCGGCTTCGGCCGGGTCGTCAACCTGTCGTCCTCCTCGGCGCTCGGCAACCGCGGCCAGGCCAACTACTCCGCCGCCAAGGCCGGTCTCCAGGGCTTCACCAAGACCCTCGCCATCGAGCTCGGCAAGTTCGGCATCACCGCCAACGCCGTCGCCCCCGGCTTCATCGCCACCGACATGACCGCCGCGACCGCCGCCCGGGTCGGCATGGGCTTCGAGGAGTTCAAGGCCGCGGCCGCCACCCAGATCCCGGTCGCGCGCGTCGGCGAGCCCGACGACATCGCCAACGCCATCGCCTTCTTCACGAACGAGGCCGCCGGCTTCGTCTCCGGTCAGGTGCTGTACGTCGCCGGCGGACCGCTCGACTAA
- a CDS encoding DUF3037 domain-containing protein — translation MNERHIIRPGQGGDRDVFEYALLRVVPRVERGECINAGVLVYCRGQDYVGARTHLDEARLLALDPDADVTGVRAALRAVEGVCTGGASAGQAAHDDAGRRFRWLIAPRSTIVQPGPVHTGLTTDPAAETERLLELLVR, via the coding sequence GTGAACGAGCGCCACATCATCCGGCCGGGCCAGGGCGGCGACCGGGACGTCTTCGAGTACGCCCTGCTGCGCGTCGTACCGCGCGTCGAGCGCGGCGAGTGCATCAACGCGGGCGTGCTGGTGTACTGCCGCGGCCAGGACTACGTGGGGGCCCGCACCCACCTCGACGAGGCGAGGCTGCTGGCGCTGGACCCGGACGCGGACGTGACCGGGGTGCGGGCCGCCCTGCGGGCGGTCGAGGGCGTGTGCACGGGCGGCGCGTCGGCCGGCCAGGCGGCGCACGACGACGCCGGACGGCGCTTCCGCTGGCTGATCGCGCCCCGTTCGACGATCGTCCAGCCGGGCCCGGTCCACACGGGGCTCACCACCGATCCCGCGGCCGAGACGGAGCGGCTGCTGGAACTGCTGGTGAGGTAA